The Lactuca sativa cultivar Salinas chromosome 2, Lsat_Salinas_v11, whole genome shotgun sequence genome includes the window tatagtgaggattttgggagcgccaaaattgttttcgctctgagagatttttcttgtatctcagattcctctgctgcttttgattgttCACCTGTTTTGGTTGTCTGTGAATATTTGCCTTCTGTTTCGGCTTCTAAACAGCAGGTTCACTTTCCATGGAAGAGATTTCGCTTGTTGAGGAGAGGTATTCCACTGGAacctcttttgtgccactggtactgggcacgtcaaagttggtaggtctattaagtggttctgccacatatctacctttgaccttccatgatgttcgctccgacaaaccaattgtttcatctgcgttgtctatcggtgcagtccataaaaactcatcacaaccatctaaattatcttcattcaccaatgtagtgagttcggctgtctgatgttcggttactcctgtgaccttataaacctgattaggagtggttcttaccttttggtatacaatggtcttttctttaaggattggggacttattttTTGACAAACGagtgaattccacagaattttcagaaatcaagtttttgtggttttcaggttcgctcctaatAAACTCCGAatagtcaacctcatcctctacagacatttcactcatgtcatcgtcctcattaagttcagatgcattttcaacatcaattttattttctgagcttaatttggtactcaatgagtcaaatttttgtatagtttcggctctgagtttcaacttatcattttcatccaaaaggttcttaagcatgtccttatggtctttggactttataaacgattcaattttgtccataccaaacatataagtgggatttacatcatctaaagatacaacactttcacagttgtatgcttcgacatcgatttcatcctcctttagctcaaggaagggaaaaatcatgcgatgtattttctagcctatttcacagtctaaatACAGTTGtgtaatgttagtataaagtctttttgcaatcaaacaaaaaacatttctttattttaacaacttaagattgtctctttgcaaatagatattttcatccttagacttaaccaactccaactccttttgctcaatccacattcttcgctcctcactcttggatgacaccctgctcatTTGGTTAGtcagattagaattcgtgactcgtgtttgagttaaacaactatctagatttgaaattcttgaattcaagttatttaattctttttcatatgatgtttgtggaattttaaacgaaacaaaaatagattgtaccttcttgatcagttcatcaagttcactgatctgcacactgagaggcttcgTTGTAAAGCACACATCCTCTAGCTCCTGAgccacttcgtttccaccatcattgttatatcccctcatctgggatacatctgtcaccatcaaacatcttccactagcatcaccactcttcgccacataagcctttccatgagtaggctttctcacttcatcatcttctgagtcggtcgaccacacctgtacaccaccaaactcatcatcatctaccgaaccctgcacaattagagcattcatagagggattagtggcagctttcttccttttaatatCCTCCAGTTTTTTTtggagacttgcttcttcatccttctcctcatctttctctgccattttcttcaacacGGAATattttgcgtagtgatttttcTCTCCACAGTAAAAAAAGCTAACACCAGaatcagcttcacccttcgcttctttatttggttcttcaaccttcggctcctctttcGCTTTTTTagagctgtagcttccctgccaattacggttcttgttggtagggaacttcttcttgatgaacctcctaggatttgacaccatcattgcataatcttcagatgtcagatcgtagtctcccagattcagatcttcttcttcttctgctgcGCTCTTACCTTTAGACATAAGGgccaaagaccccaagtttgaaaccacgctcttctctgcagcacaatcttttcctgggattttagaattcccacaagtttcgctaaagaatatgatttgaactgctcatgtgctttaaccgtcgacacaactgctctccattcaggtcttaggccatttaagaaagtgaccttttattcgatgagctttctttctatgtcatgtttgattatcttactgagaagatgattgaaccgatcgaacgtttgtgtaacaacctcctctggcttctgcttgaactctccaaattatGAGAGAAGTAAGGTCTGAatcgagtgctccagatcttcatctgtggaatacaccTCTCgtagccgatcccagatttcctttgctgtACCACATGAACTTACTAACCGAAACATGTCGGATTGAAGGgagaatcgaattagtctcaatgccttaatgttgcactggaacttctccttttcgtcctgagcgacgtcctttacatcttttaatagatcattgtactccttctgagttttaatgattcttgaagtgcttgagtgagcgaaggggccaactgtgattgcttcccatatcagatatccgttatcttccgatccaataacgtaatcttcaaaatggtgcgtccatacttcatagtcttgagtgtagaggattgggatcttggttgttgattcgatgctgttagagatgttgatggggttggattgagaatcgtccatgcttgatcgtttaacctgttataagatcagactttgtaatacgtaatatcagggcaaaattaataattaatgagacacgtcaattatggagtgacggttCAATAAagatcaatgaatgcggaatgagccctaatcacttctttgacagaagagatgtgtatgaattacacagcctcccgctctgataccaattgatgagttgaaaaactctttgatcgtttagatcttacacagattaatcaaaataatgcaaacaaaataacaaacaagagaatgaatcaataatgagctgaatgattcaatagattcacgcctcaacagagctcgatgaagaagtTCCATTatagaggcttttagggttacaatcaatAAAACAATGATCGCTTTGAATGATCGACTAAACagctacgtacaaagatgcatgcaagcatctataaatactaaaccctaataattaaatcaTGGATGGTCAGACCCAATCCgatacaaaactgggctaaggaccgagcccaagacgcaacacataatggacccaaCAGGGTGTCCTCATAAAATGCCTTGAGATAGTCAAGGACCAGTATAAGTTCCATTCGTAGAGGCAAATTGAGTAGTAAAACAATAGATGTTGAACTGCTTTATATTAGATCTATAAAGAGGTTAGATGGACCTTATTCCCTTCTAACAAAATGAATTTGTTTGAATGACTTGGTGAATAAACACCATACTAGAATTTATAATCGATGGACGGGTTAGGGAGAAAGAGAGGGAAGGGAAAGCGACAATGGGGGAAGGGGATTTGGATACTTACCGAAGTGACGACAATGAGGAGGGTGGGGAGGGGAAGAGACGGGGGTAGCAATGTTAAACGAGAAGAAGCAATAAggtaaaataaattataaaatggtaatatatttattttaaactaaCTAGGACCAAAACCgcaaaattcaaaaccaaaatcATGTTTTGTATCAACTTTTGGAAAGTTCGATTGAAACTGTGAATTTAATCAAACTATAGGAaccttttttaatttttaattttgttttaaccTTCGTTTAAAAAATCTATAAAAACAATAATGGAAAATTTTtctctttatatatttttttagttttcaatCATTATGATAAGTCCCATAATTATGCAACCATTTGTAATAACTATTATATACAAAAAAAGGAACATCAATCAAATTTAGATTCataaataagagtaaattacatgaatggtctccTTTGGTTTGTGGTAATTTACGCGTTTGATCCtagcttatttttttaactcgaagattcttactgtttgtttttgttacgcgtttggttcctgtcttatctaaaaagactattatttaaataaaaaaaatggtggGGTAGTTAAGGTAAGGTGAGAGGGGTGGGGTtggaggtgtgtttatttaaataagttaaaaaatcaagggcaaaataatatttttaggtaagacagagaccaaacacgtaacaaaaacaaacaacaagGACCttctgaattaaaaaaataagttagagatcaAATGCGCAAGTTACTCTAAACCATAAggatcattcgtgtaatttactccatAAATAAGTTGGtaattttcttttgaagaaacttcaaaaatggtccctatggctttcgaaaatatcaagtttagtccctaagttcaaaaaaccttacagatggtccctgtggtttcaaaacttttaatgctTAGTCCTTCTGCCTAACTCCGTCAACTTTCTACCGTTAAGTGgggggtattttcgtcatttaaaTACCCGGGGACCATTTATGAGGCTTTCTCTTATTATCTtaacttttttattaaaaaaaagaaaagaaaaaatgaaataaattctctctctctctctctctctctctctctctcacacactcttGTTAAGAGGCATCACCCCAAACATCCTCTATTATTGTTTTGCTCGACCCCTGCTTTCCCCGAAGCCACAACTCCGGTGAGATAAGCTAACAGTCGAGGAAAAGAGCCCATCGGAAAAACCGGTTGTCCACCTCTCCAGCTCCCCTCCATGGCTTTTTGTGTAATGTTGTAGAGAGTCGATATGCACATTTGGGTTTACAATTTGTACAACAATCCAATCAAAAAACAACATTTTAGAAAATGATTATTCTTTGGATCAATCTGCCGAACAGTTGGTGTGTGCAACAAAAGTCAATAAATTTTCATGTCAAATTCAGCTCGTGTAGCCATAATTATTGAGAGTGCACTTTCATCAGTCCCCGTTTTCTCAATTGCTAGCCTTAACATTTTCTCAAAGTATTTCATAGGATACATCAATCCCTTTATTGTTGCCCTTAAAATTGCTAACAACTCGTTAATAAGTCAGTGTTCATACCTTGTTAATATCTTGTCCAAATTCATTCTTGTAATGATTCAAATTCATTATGGATACTCAGTTTTATCCAAATCATACGACATCGCACAGGATTTCGGAAGTCGAATTTGATGTGGCGAGGtgtttgagtattggattcttCCGGACCACAAAGCTCCGGCGAAGATGTGAGCATTGATTTCACATCCCATTTTCTGAAACACGATCTTTCTTCCTTGTGTATTTTGTTGCTTGCCCAAATTTGGACATATACAATAACAGAATATGAAATTATGAATGAGTTTGGTTACCGGAATTTGGGAATTCCATTCCATGACTAGGTTTACTTACGATGGGGGAATCAGACATGGAATAGCCACAAGGACTAACGAGAAGGATAACGCCGGAAACATCCGAGTGACTGCCGAAATAATAATAAGCTTAGTGGAAGAGGTGGTTGGAGGTGCTCTCCAGTATGACTGTTTTAATCCGGTATTCAAAGGTGCAAGCAACGACAATGGGGGAGAGAGAGTGGCCGTTTGTGGTGGTTCACGACGGTGGGGGTCATCGGTGGGTGGCCAACCCTTGGCTGTCCCTGTTTCTTTCTTCGTTTTTGTGCAGTAGATTGACAGGAGGGAGAGAAAAGGAGGTGAGGTGGTGATGACCCTCTAATAAggcaaaacctcataaatggtccctgtgctagtgaaatgacagaaatgcccttcacttaacggctaaaagctgacggagttaggcgaaaggaccaaatgttaaaagttttgaaaccacatggaTCATCTGTgatgttttttgaacttagggactaaacttgatattttcgaaaaccagaaggactatttttgaagttttgtcttttttttttttttttttttttttttattcaataacAAAAACCAAAAGTAACCAATCAACAATTGTGGAAATGCTTTAAAGAAATGAGAATGAGATGATCAAAATTAGGCGCGTTGGTTCTTAAAGTACAAGACTGACAGAAGAAGACAGAAGTTGGCGCCATCCCCAATTTTCTCAACCTCCgtctttaaaattttcaaatctcCCTCGAAAATGCTTTAAGTTTCAAACTCGTGCCTTTCTTGATTCTTACGATTGGTATGGTCTGCTCTGCTCTTTCATCTCTCTAATCCAAACTCCAATTTCCTTTGTCCAGGTAACCACACCACTAATCTCTTCATTAGTTTCTATGTACTTATTTCTTGTTCAGACATGCAACAGTGTGTGTGGCCGAATTGTTTTGATCGTCAACTACTATTTCGGTTAATTTGTTGATCTGACTTTATATGTTCgtttagtttagtttagtttagtCTAGTTTGAGAGAGGGATTATTCCTTCGATTCAATTGGTAATAAGATTTGGGCTACAACACTTGCATATCATTTCTCATAGTACCATTCTCGGATCTTATCATATTGATGCTTAAGAAATTGGTGTTTCACCTGGTTAAATAAATAGCAACCACCAGGTGTTCGACAAAATGTCACAAAGAAACATATCTGTTATTATCATCTAACTACATTACATACTTTGTTTAATTGATGCAAGTAAAATTTATGAGATTTACAAAATTGAGAATGAATTACTTGGTAAAATTGTAGTTATTTGCACTCAAACACATGTATTCACTTCAATAGGTCACAGGTAATCTGTAGTCAAGTTTAACATACTGAACCTGTTGCGTGATGTATGTCTCAGTTTACAAGCTATGCTTACTTTATGTTCATTCAAAAAGTATAATTTCTATCCTTTTTTTGTTATCTGAAgatgattttttaaatatttaacttCAGTTAAGAGGTTGAAGAACATGCATGCTTGCCATTTCACTCTGTCTAAGTTTTTGTAAGTTGATATATCTTATTAGTTTATACTTATGCATCATGAGGTTAAGACGTGCAAAAACgctaaatgataaaaaaaatatatggatTCCAACTAAACAAAAATTTTTCACTGTAGAAATTTTGGAGCTGTAACTGTACAACGATCATTAAACCTCCGGTTTTCACTCAAGTGTTCTTCCCAAAAAGTTGACATGGAAAGTACTGGGCAAAGTGATGCAAGAGGTGCTCTTATTGTTCTAGAAGGTTTGGATCGAAGTGGGAAGACCTCACAGTCTGCAAGGCTTCTTTCACACTTGAATAGTCTTGGGTATCCTGTAGAATCATGGCGGTTTCCAGATAGAGATACTGCAGTGGGGAAAATGATTTCTTCTTATCTTACCAATCAATCTCAGTTGGATGACCACACAATTCATCTACTCTTCAGTGCAAATCGTTGGGAGAAAAGGTTGTGTTTGCTTTCATGGTGCATCTGAAACGATTCTTGATTTGATTGTTGTTCTTATACAGATCATTGATGGAGGCTAAGCTTAAAAGTGGGACTTCCCTCATTGTTGATCGGTATTCTTATTCAGGTGTGGCTTTCTCATCTGCCAAAGGACTTGATATCGAATGGTGTAAGGTCAGATTCATAGGCTTAAATACTTAATCCTATTTTCCAAGTTGCTAGTGATTTTTGAAACACACTGTTGTTGTGGTGGTGCAGGCTCCTGAGGTAGGACTGCTGGCACCTGATCTGGTTATGTACCTCAACATACCTCCGgaagtaatttttattttttaaatttttttatggaTGGGTTTTTGTTTGGCAATATGTTTATGGTATGATGGGATTTTGTAGAAAGCTGCTGAAAGAGGTGGTTATGGAGGCGAGAGATATGAGCAGCTGGAGTTTCAGAAGAATGTTGGCAAGTATTATGAGATGCTTAGTGATCCATCTTGGAAGGtaacaaaaaaattgttttaaaattaaGGCTTTTGTTGTTTCACATTTGAATTTGATTCTGATGTACATGGTCATGATTTTCATAACAGATAATCGATGCATGCCTCCCTTTGGAAGATGTTGAGAAACAGATGACGGAGATTGTTTTAGATTGTGTAGTCTCTTGCCAAAAAGGGAAACCACTTACTCACCTCTGGTTGTCGTAGTAATTTCATTTATGCCATGGGAAATGTGTGTtgaataatcatatatgactAGTCGCTGCTACATCATTTATCTTGTCTAATTTCTTTCAAATTATGAGCTGTcatgttttaaattttaaatgattCGAAAGTTATCGGTTTCCACTTTGAAGCTATCGTATACTTGATCTGTTTTTATGGCCAGGGAATGAGAACCTAGAGAGAGTCTTCGTATATTGAATGATCCCATGGTCACACCTACTGATAGTGACAGTGGTGGTACGTGGTGTATCTTTAATTATTCACGTATGACATCTGTCAAATATACAACACAGGATCCTATTCCTTTCCCTTTCAATTAAGTAAGGGCCCACATTTACTTTTTCAGATGTTTCAAGATGGCTACATCTGTCCCTCATCTATACTGGGTATATATTTCTTACTTTATACTTGTTCAACATCAAGTACATAAAGTAAATAAAATGGGTTATGATATAATGACTTACGTCAGGTAGGTTGTGTCAAAAGCTAAGGTTTTAGGTAGGTTGTGTCAAAAGCAAGGCTTTGAAAATCGGACCGGAGACCGAATCGGTTGTCTTATTGGTTCGATGGTTCAAGTGGTCCAACCGGTCAGATCGGTCTTAACAACCGGAAAAATCGGATGATGTCATaactatatttaattatataaaaaatacaaaaaatgaaaaaaaataaatattttttaaaatttctggttttaaccggttcaaccggattGGTTTTTATTGGTTTTCACCGATTCACACGAATACCGGTTTTTTGGTCTTTAAGAATCGGATCTGGGACCGgttcccggttgaaccggtcTAACCGGTCGGTCCGGtccagttttcaaaacatgggtcAAAAGCTAAGGTTTTAAATAGCTTTGCTATGACTTCAATGTTTGTATTTGCTTTAACAAAATGTCATCTTAAAATAattatgtatataaaaataaataccaatagaatatatatatatatatatatatatatatatatatatatatatataattgttatcTCATACCTTACAAACAATATGGTTTGTCACGGTTCGTAGAAGTTTAAGATTTAATATTTTAAGACTTAACATTCTCGTTAAATAATATCTAATGTTATTTAGAAacttaaaaatatcaaaaaaaaaaaaaaaaaaaggcttgAGTTGCATATTACTCATGCGTTTTTTGTTGCTGGAAAAAGAATTCCAATATTTATACATGTAAACTGGCGGGCCAAGCTGGGATTTAGGGTATGCATCTCTATTATTGGAGTATTGAATTGAATGGTTAAGTTATATTATGACTTAAAAATGACCAACTCATCATTCCACTAACACtaatttataataaattaatttctttaacaattattttttttcaatagtttttttttcttaaaaaatatttaactaaTTTATTATCATCTATTTAAAATGTTCTATTAAACCTTTTTAGTTAATTAGTTATTTTCTCAACAAAATTTCACaacaaacaaaaatataaatacaacTATGTcagatttttattttatatacattcaaaaaaatttattaggtcatagttataaaaataaaaaataaagattgAAAATATTATATAATCGATATAAAACTTATGCCTCATGaatgaattattattatttttgtagtAGAAACAATTAATTAGTAAagaaataaatatctaaaactaaaacataattaagggataaaataaaatataattaaagaaTAAAAGATTAGATGAACtaagtataaaaatatattaaccaTTTAACATACGTTGAATGATCAATAATAATAAATCGCATGTTCATATAATTTTAAGTATCTAATAAAAAAGACAAATACTAATAAGCTAAAAAAAAGCTTTCATCATCGAAAACGTTCTTAAAACAAAGTTAGGGAGATATTTTCAATCAATGTTACCTAAACAAGTGTCCAGATGTGACAACCTCAATCTCTGTGATCTTATCAAATCAAAACTATGGATAAGTGATCcttgtttatttatttgttaggTAAACATATATGTTTATACATATCTATCTCTCTTAACCAAGTTATGTAACTTCTAT containing:
- the LOC111889282 gene encoding thymidylate kinase isoform X1 produces the protein MHACHFTLSKFLNFGAVTVQRSLNLRFSLKCSSQKVDMESTGQSDARGALIVLEGLDRSGKTSQSARLLSHLNSLGYPVESWRFPDRDTAVGKMISSYLTNQSQLDDHTIHLLFSANRWEKRSLMEAKLKSGTSLIVDRYSYSGVAFSSAKGLDIEWCKAPEVGLLAPDLVMYLNIPPEKAAERGGYGGERYEQLEFQKNVGKYYEMLSDPSWKIIDACLPLEDVEKQMTEIVLDCVVSCQKGKPLTHLWLS
- the LOC111889282 gene encoding thymidylate kinase isoform X2; translation: MESTGQSDARGALIVLEGLDRSGKTSQSARLLSHLNSLGYPVESWRFPDRDTAVGKMISSYLTNQSQLDDHTIHLLFSANRWEKRSLMEAKLKSGTSLIVDRYSYSGVAFSSAKGLDIEWCKAPEVGLLAPDLVMYLNIPPEKAAERGGYGGERYEQLEFQKNVGKYYEMLSDPSWKIIDACLPLEDVEKQMTEIVLDCVVSCQKGKPLTHLWLS